A region from the Thalassophryne amazonica chromosome 2, fThaAma1.1, whole genome shotgun sequence genome encodes:
- the cdc42se2 gene encoding CDC42 small effector protein 2 produces the protein MTEFWVCFSCCIAEQPQPKRRRRIDRSMIGEPTNFVHTTHVGSGDLTMGFPSVDLVQVQVKPKGDYTAGSSERSHL, from the exons ATGACTGAGTTCTGGGTTTGCTTCAGCTGCTGCATTGCAGAACAGCCACAACCT AAGCGGCGGCGACGGATCGATCGCTCTATGATTGGCGAGCCAACAAACTTTGTTCACACCACACATGTAGGTTCAGGGGACCTGACCATGGGATTTCCATCA GTGGATCTTGTTCAGGTCCAGGTCAAACCTAAAGGGGACTACACAGCAGGAAGCTCTGAAAGATCTCACTTATAG